Proteins encoded by one window of Oreochromis niloticus isolate F11D_XX linkage group LG17, O_niloticus_UMD_NMBU, whole genome shotgun sequence:
- the pyroxd1 gene encoding pyridine nucleotide-disulfide oxidoreductase domain-containing protein 1 isoform X2: protein MLSSQIPSADVALITAGPHIKAVTNYKQVSRTLEEFDVEEQPSSVLEEKFPNLTIIHSAVKSLHTKSHCVETADGRVFGYKKLCICSGARPKLLTQDNPYVLGIRDTDSAQEFQKRLSKAKRIVIVGNGGIALELVYEVEGCEVIWAVKDKAIGNTFFDAGAAQFLIPSLEADKPQAAAPCKRPRYTTEEAAPGGSHTFTADRSSQAYGHGPTDSGSALGPDWHEGIALRGAEQVSRRVSVEYQCEVEKIFTSEVLHKSPQQTLRTECGDWPVYVRLTNAKTFGCDFVVSATGVVPNTEPFLQGNTFVVADDGGLQVDDHMMTSEPDVYAAGDVCTACWEQSPLWQQMRLWTQARQMGWYAGRCMAAHSLSEPVELDFCFELFSHITKFFNYKVVLLGKFNGQGLGPDHELLVRCTKGQEYVKVVLSGGRMVGAVLIGETDLEETFENLILNQMDLTPYGEELLNPDIDIEDYFD from the exons ATG CTGTCGTCCCAGATTCCGTCCGCTGACGTGGCTCTGATAACTGCAGGTCCCCACATCAAGGCAGTGACCAACTACAAGCAG GTGTCCAGGACACTGGAAGAGTTTGACGTGGAGGAGCAACCATCTAGTGTTCTGGAAGAAAAATTCCCCAACCTTACTATCATCCATTCTGCTGTCAAATCACTCCACACAAAGTCACAT TGTGTGGAAACTGCAGATGGCCGAGTTTTTGGTTATAAGAAGCTGTGTATCTGCAGCGGTGCCAGACCCAAGCTGCTAACCCAGGACAACCCTTACGTGCTGGGGATACGGGACACAGATAGTGCTCAG GAGTTTCAGAAGCGGTTATCCAAAGCTAAGAGGATTGTTATTGTTGGGAATGGAGGAATTGCTTTGGAATTAGT GTATGAGGTGGAAGGCTGTGAGGTGATCTGGGCGGTAAAGGACAAGGCCATAGGAAACACCTTCTTTGACGCAGGAGCGGCACAATTCCTCATCCCATCGCTCGAGGCCGACAAACCCCAGGCAGCTGCCCCCTGTAAGAGGCCTCGCTACACTACAGAGGAAGCAGCTCCCGGAGGCTCACACACCTTCACAGCAG ATAGAAGCTCCCAAGCGTACGGTCATGGTCCTACGGATTCTGGAAGTGCCCTGGGTCCAGATTGGCATGAAGGAATAGCTCTTCGAGGAGCAGAGCAG GTGTCCCGCAGAGTTTCAGTGGAGTACCAGTGTGAGGTGGAAAAGATCTTCACCTCTGAGGTGCTTCATAAATCCCCACAGCAAACACTAAGAACCGAGTGTG GAGACTGGCCAGTTTACGTCCGGCTGACTAATGCTAAGACATTTGGCTGCGATTTTGTTGTCAGCGCCACAGGTGTCGTTCCAAACACTGAGCCCTTTCTCCAAGGCAACACG TTTGTGGTTGCAGACGATGGCGGCCTACAAGTAGATGATCACATGATGACATCCGAGCCAGATGTGTACGCTGCAGGTGACGTGTGCACTGCGTGCTGGGAGCAGAGCCCTCTGTGGcagcag ATGCGTTTATGGACGCAAGCTCGTCAGATGGGTTGGTATGCAGGCCGTTGCATGGCAGCACACAGCCTGTCAGAACCAGTGGAGCTGGACTTCTGCTTTGAACTCTTCTCACATATTACTAAATTCTTCAACTACAAG GTGGTCCTACTGGGAAAGTTTAATGGTCAAGGGCTTGGGCCAGACCATGAGCTGCTGGTACGCTGCACTAAAGGCCAGGAGTATGTCAAG GTGGTTCTCAGTGGAGGGAGGATGGTGGGAGCAGTGCTTATTGGAGAAACAGACCTGGAAGAGACATTTGAAAACCTGATACTCAACCAGATGGATCTGACGCCATACGGAGAAGAATTGCTTAACCCTGACATTGACATAGAAGACTACTTCGACTGA
- the pyroxd1 gene encoding pyridine nucleotide-disulfide oxidoreductase domain-containing protein 1 isoform X1, translated as MENKKEKTFQFVVMGGGIAGVTCVEQLSSQIPSADVALITAGPHIKAVTNYKQVSRTLEEFDVEEQPSSVLEEKFPNLTIIHSAVKSLHTKSHCVETADGRVFGYKKLCICSGARPKLLTQDNPYVLGIRDTDSAQEFQKRLSKAKRIVIVGNGGIALELVYEVEGCEVIWAVKDKAIGNTFFDAGAAQFLIPSLEADKPQAAAPCKRPRYTTEEAAPGGSHTFTADRSSQAYGHGPTDSGSALGPDWHEGIALRGAEQVSRRVSVEYQCEVEKIFTSEVLHKSPQQTLRTECGDWPVYVRLTNAKTFGCDFVVSATGVVPNTEPFLQGNTFVVADDGGLQVDDHMMTSEPDVYAAGDVCTACWEQSPLWQQMRLWTQARQMGWYAGRCMAAHSLSEPVELDFCFELFSHITKFFNYKVVLLGKFNGQGLGPDHELLVRCTKGQEYVKVVLSGGRMVGAVLIGETDLEETFENLILNQMDLTPYGEELLNPDIDIEDYFD; from the exons atggaaaataaaaaagagaaaacgttTCAGTTCGTGGTCATGGGGGGTGGCATCGCTGGCGTGACATGTGTGGAGCAG CTGTCGTCCCAGATTCCGTCCGCTGACGTGGCTCTGATAACTGCAGGTCCCCACATCAAGGCAGTGACCAACTACAAGCAG GTGTCCAGGACACTGGAAGAGTTTGACGTGGAGGAGCAACCATCTAGTGTTCTGGAAGAAAAATTCCCCAACCTTACTATCATCCATTCTGCTGTCAAATCACTCCACACAAAGTCACAT TGTGTGGAAACTGCAGATGGCCGAGTTTTTGGTTATAAGAAGCTGTGTATCTGCAGCGGTGCCAGACCCAAGCTGCTAACCCAGGACAACCCTTACGTGCTGGGGATACGGGACACAGATAGTGCTCAG GAGTTTCAGAAGCGGTTATCCAAAGCTAAGAGGATTGTTATTGTTGGGAATGGAGGAATTGCTTTGGAATTAGT GTATGAGGTGGAAGGCTGTGAGGTGATCTGGGCGGTAAAGGACAAGGCCATAGGAAACACCTTCTTTGACGCAGGAGCGGCACAATTCCTCATCCCATCGCTCGAGGCCGACAAACCCCAGGCAGCTGCCCCCTGTAAGAGGCCTCGCTACACTACAGAGGAAGCAGCTCCCGGAGGCTCACACACCTTCACAGCAG ATAGAAGCTCCCAAGCGTACGGTCATGGTCCTACGGATTCTGGAAGTGCCCTGGGTCCAGATTGGCATGAAGGAATAGCTCTTCGAGGAGCAGAGCAG GTGTCCCGCAGAGTTTCAGTGGAGTACCAGTGTGAGGTGGAAAAGATCTTCACCTCTGAGGTGCTTCATAAATCCCCACAGCAAACACTAAGAACCGAGTGTG GAGACTGGCCAGTTTACGTCCGGCTGACTAATGCTAAGACATTTGGCTGCGATTTTGTTGTCAGCGCCACAGGTGTCGTTCCAAACACTGAGCCCTTTCTCCAAGGCAACACG TTTGTGGTTGCAGACGATGGCGGCCTACAAGTAGATGATCACATGATGACATCCGAGCCAGATGTGTACGCTGCAGGTGACGTGTGCACTGCGTGCTGGGAGCAGAGCCCTCTGTGGcagcag ATGCGTTTATGGACGCAAGCTCGTCAGATGGGTTGGTATGCAGGCCGTTGCATGGCAGCACACAGCCTGTCAGAACCAGTGGAGCTGGACTTCTGCTTTGAACTCTTCTCACATATTACTAAATTCTTCAACTACAAG GTGGTCCTACTGGGAAAGTTTAATGGTCAAGGGCTTGGGCCAGACCATGAGCTGCTGGTACGCTGCACTAAAGGCCAGGAGTATGTCAAG GTGGTTCTCAGTGGAGGGAGGATGGTGGGAGCAGTGCTTATTGGAGAAACAGACCTGGAAGAGACATTTGAAAACCTGATACTCAACCAGATGGATCTGACGCCATACGGAGAAGAATTGCTTAACCCTGACATTGACATAGAAGACTACTTCGACTGA